The sequence GGCAAGCCGAACGGCGGGTTCGGTGGCGGCGCTTACGGCCGACTCACGCATTCGACTGCTCCAAAGCCACAGCGGCCTCGCGGCACCACCGCAACGTCACCGTCGTCCCCGCCCCAGGCCGGGACGCCACTTCCGCCGTCCCTCCGGCCGCCCGCATCCGCTCCACCACCGAGCCCCGCACCCCGCGGCGGGACAACGGCACGTCCCCCGGCTCGAAGCCGACCCCGCCGTCCGCCACCGTCACCTCGACCCCGCCGGGCACCGGAGCCAACCGCACCATGACTGACTTAGCGCCCGAGTGGCGCTCGGCGTTGCGCAGCGCCTCCTCCGCCGCCCGCACCAGCGCGAGGGCCGCCGCGGCCGGGATCTGCGGGACCGGCTCCCACACCGTCTCGACCGGCAAGGCACGCCCCGCCGACACCATGCGCAGCCCCGCTTCGAGGTCGACCGGGCCCTCCCCGCCGGTGAGGATCGCGAGGTCGTGGGCCGCGTAGCCGGCGACCGCCGCCGGGTCGGTCGTGGCGCCCGAGGCGACCGCCAGGAACGTCGCCGACGCCGTGTCGTGCAGGAGCGCCAGGTACTCGCGCTCGCGGCGGCGGCGGTCCCGGCTGAGGGCCGCCGCCTGCTCGACCGCCGCCTGTTCGGCGCGCGCGGTGTCGG is a genomic window of Amycolatopsis lexingtonensis containing:
- a CDS encoding sensor histidine kinase; amino-acid sequence: MTTSPAGSVESQLRASVAQFAGPARAVATGIIGVFGVVATPGGALPLAFALLALTFGAGIADVFAGRRTSFALSVLRAGAVCAAQPWITSVPGEASLWAVNVLTITAITWQWEHPPRLTVPALVALLATGAVAGLGPWLPVVARVVVETVLARLAYVFLGRAAARTDTARAEQAAVEQAAALSRDRRRREREYLALLHDTASATFLAVASGATTDPAAVAGYAAHDLAILTGGEGPVDLEAGLRMVSAGRALPVETVWEPVPQIPAAAALALVRAAEEALRNAERHSGAKSVMVRLAPVPGGVEVTVADGGVGFEPGDVPLSRRGVRGSVVERMRAAGGTAEVASRPGAGTTVTLRWCREAAVALEQSNA